A window of Glycine soja cultivar W05 chromosome 2, ASM419377v2, whole genome shotgun sequence genomic DNA:
agcttttaacaatttatttatataagaacATTATACTACgtcatcaataaaatatttaaacaatgacATTTTTCTAAGAAAAAACTAAGATGAGGATATATTAGGACAATTATTTCTGCTATGACCATGTTGCTGGGAAAGTccacatttttttctacttgCTCGTTCATTTTCGTCTTCGTCCATCTCAGTAGAAATGCGAGTTGAAACGGGACGACCCTTTGCAGTCCTCTTTCTCCTTGGATCAGGACCCCACTGATCTCCTTCATATTCTTGTCACATTGATTCGTGTGGCAATAAACCAAAGGAGTTGTCGTAGATGTGCAAAATGTGTTGTAAAGTGAATATCATCGGCAAATAGGTCATGGGATCAACATTGACAGATTTACAGGCAGTCATGACGTGAGAACACGGTAAATGTTTAGCCTGAAATTCACCACAATCACACTTTTGGGATTGTAACATTACTCTAAACCTTCCAGGTGGTTTGGGTGTTTCAAGTGGGGATTGAGTCTCGGTTATAATAAAAGTGTGATTGTGTCTGTCGAATTCATTTACAATGTGTGTATTAGATTCTTGTTGACCACTATTGATTGCATCGAAGACAACTTCAGAATACTGTGAGCCGGAGTTGATCATTGCCTGAGTTTGTCGATCTCTATTAGCAAAGAGTTGTGCGGTCTTGAAATAGGTCTCCTCAACCAATGATGACACCGAAAAATGTCTTGTGTTTTTTAACATGGAATTAACAGACTCCGACAAATTGGTAGTCATATGTCCCCAACGATTCCCCTCATCAAAGCATTG
This region includes:
- the LOC114393016 gene encoding uncharacterized protein LOC114393016, which encodes MLAGYAYTEKMHWRHLGDIRANKPSAAEWLDQLPKQKWVQCFDEGNRWGHMTTNLSESVNSMLKNTRHFSVSSLVEETYFKTAQLFANRDRQTQAMINSGSQYSEVVFDAINSGQQESNTHIVNEFDRHNHTFIITETQSPLETPKPPGRFRVMLQSQKCDCGEFQAKHLPCSHVMTACKSVNVDPMTYLPMIFTLQHILHIYDNSFGLLPHESM